A genomic window from Cloacibacillus sp. includes:
- the mltG gene encoding endolytic transglycosylase MltG, whose product MRKKGEELLLFLFTASVYCFICFYLPYKYPELPKSLSVSVEAVIPSGVSARGAAEIIAKAGAVDDAGELARAMAEIGIDRRLKPGLYSLYKSTPAGVARQLARAKPTANRVTLIPGFRYKRVAALFGSSAEGESYLNAAMEDAENFPPAVREWLPRKKEERLIFLLPETYFLAPGPQAAAEFVRRASALWYERVGASIAPGTTPDAVMKSGILASLVEGEAKSADERPVLAGIFLKRLEKNMRLQSCATVIYAWDERNIKKSRLSYRDLEIDSPYNTYISGGLPPGPICVPSEDSWKSALSPKESDYLFFFAGGDGRHIFSKSYEEHLAKQRKLGL is encoded by the coding sequence ATGAGGAAAAAGGGCGAGGAGCTTCTGTTATTTTTGTTTACAGCTTCTGTATACTGTTTTATCTGTTTTTATCTTCCGTACAAATACCCGGAGTTGCCTAAGAGTCTGTCCGTCTCGGTCGAAGCGGTCATTCCCAGCGGCGTTTCGGCGCGCGGGGCGGCGGAGATCATCGCGAAGGCCGGCGCGGTGGACGACGCAGGGGAGCTGGCGCGCGCGATGGCGGAGATTGGTATTGACCGCCGCTTGAAGCCCGGGCTTTACAGCCTTTATAAGTCCACTCCCGCCGGCGTCGCGCGGCAGCTGGCGCGGGCGAAACCCACCGCGAACCGCGTGACTTTGATACCAGGCTTCCGCTACAAGCGGGTCGCCGCCCTTTTCGGCAGCAGCGCGGAGGGGGAGTCATATCTCAACGCGGCGATGGAGGATGCGGAAAATTTCCCGCCCGCGGTCAGGGAGTGGCTGCCGCGAAAAAAGGAGGAGCGCCTTATCTTCCTGCTTCCCGAGACCTATTTCCTCGCTCCGGGGCCACAGGCGGCGGCTGAATTTGTCAGAAGGGCCTCCGCGCTCTGGTACGAACGGGTCGGCGCGTCTATCGCGCCGGGCACGACGCCTGACGCGGTGATGAAGAGCGGTATTCTCGCCTCGCTCGTCGAAGGGGAGGCGAAGTCCGCGGACGAGCGGCCGGTCCTCGCCGGTATCTTCCTCAAGCGCCTTGAAAAGAATATGCGGCTTCAGTCCTGCGCCACCGTCATCTACGCCTGGGACGAGCGGAACATAAAAAAGAGCCGCCTCTCTTACCGGGATCTAGAGATAGATTCACCTTACAACACCTATATATCCGGAGGACTGCCGCCGGGCCCGATCTGCGTTCCCTCGGAGGATTCGTGGAAGAGCGCGCTGTCGCCTAAGGAGAGCGATTACCTCTTCTTTTTCGCGGGCGGGGACGGGCGGCATATTTTCAGCAAGAGCTACGAGGAACACCTCGCGAAGCAGAGGAAGCTGGGGCTGTGA